A single genomic interval of Lacrimispora sphenoides JCM 1415 harbors:
- a CDS encoding FAD/NAD(P)-binding protein, protein MSNRTNVLIPGIGVITDVRRDTPDVKTFRVNGSEGRKPFEHMPGQCAMLSIPGVGEAMFSITSSPTNRDYMEFSIKKCGCLTDWLHQMEEGQEIALRGPYGNYFPVDTDLKGKNLLFIAGGIGIAPLRSVIHYVIDNRADYGLVDIVYGARSAEDLVDLEEMRKDWSKVEGFRVHLTIDRAEEGWEGNVAFVPDYVRELKFSNDRTALVCGPPVMIKFVLQALEEMGFASTEIYTTMELKMKCGVGKCGRCNIGSKYVCKDGPVFRYDELGVLPSEY, encoded by the coding sequence ATGAGTAACAGAACCAATGTATTGATCCCGGGAATCGGCGTGATTACAGATGTAAGAAGAGATACACCGGATGTGAAAACCTTCCGCGTAAATGGGTCAGAGGGCAGAAAACCCTTTGAACATATGCCGGGACAATGTGCCATGCTTTCTATTCCGGGAGTTGGGGAAGCCATGTTTTCCATCACTTCCTCACCAACCAACCGGGATTACATGGAGTTTTCCATTAAAAAGTGCGGCTGCCTCACCGACTGGCTCCACCAGATGGAAGAGGGGCAGGAAATTGCACTGCGTGGACCATATGGCAATTACTTTCCCGTTGATACGGATTTAAAAGGAAAGAACCTGCTCTTTATCGCCGGAGGGATCGGAATCGCACCCTTGCGGTCTGTGATTCATTACGTCATTGATAACCGGGCGGATTACGGCTTGGTAGACATTGTTTACGGAGCCCGTTCGGCAGAGGATCTGGTGGATTTAGAAGAAATGAGGAAAGACTGGTCAAAGGTGGAGGGCTTCCGAGTGCATCTGACCATTGACCGTGCGGAAGAAGGCTGGGAAGGAAACGTGGCCTTTGTGCCTGATTATGTCAGGGAACTGAAGTTTTCAAACGACAGAACCGCTTTGGTCTGCGGCCCGCCTGTTATGATAAAATTTGTGCTTCAGGCACTGGAAGAAATGGGATTTGCCAGTACTGAAATCTATACGACCATGGAACTTAAGATGAAATGCGGAGTGGGAAAATGCGGACGCTGCAACATAGGCTCTAAGTACGTCTGTAAGGATGGACCGGTGTTCCGTTATGATGAATTGGGCGTCCTGCCCTCTGAATATTAG
- a CDS encoding hydrogenase iron-sulfur subunit produces the protein MQIEDNSNKEFRPLILAFCCNWCSYAGADLAGSSRSSYPAEVKIIRVPCSCRVNPIFLLRAFEKGADGVILAGCHPGDCHYSTGNYYTRRRMALLFDMLDYLGIERERTRVEWISAAEGAKFSATMNAFTQTIKELGPNRKLRDLRCMP, from the coding sequence ATGCAGATAGAAGATAACAGCAACAAGGAGTTCCGGCCTCTCATCCTGGCATTTTGCTGCAACTGGTGCAGCTATGCAGGGGCCGATCTGGCGGGTTCCAGCCGCTCTTCCTATCCGGCAGAAGTAAAGATTATCCGGGTCCCCTGTTCCTGCAGGGTGAATCCCATATTCCTGTTAAGGGCCTTTGAAAAGGGGGCAGATGGTGTGATCTTAGCCGGCTGCCATCCGGGTGACTGCCATTATTCCACAGGCAATTACTATACCAGAAGAAGGATGGCCCTTTTGTTTGACATGTTGGACTACCTGGGAATCGAAAGGGAAAGAACCAGGGTGGAATGGATTTCCGCAGCAGAGGGTGCCAAGTTCTCTGCGACCATGAATGCCTTCACCCAGACGATTAAAGAACTGGGACCAAACAGAAAGCTGAGGGATTTACGATGCATGCCATAG
- a CDS encoding 4Fe-4S dicluster domain-containing protein — protein sequence MHAIEKTIKETCKKLWDHGEVNRILAWEKGLFDYDAAPALFRSRERISRLVYNEHCGVNLSKFLIKEMEKEGKVLVLLKPCDTYGFNQLLSENRVNREKVYILGVPCGGMRDEKGLLFKCLSCKGNDFKAFDQIIESDLTVPAPVPSCEEEKLNQMTAEERFAFWRGQLSKCIRCNACRNVCPACSCIKCVFDNRDSGIEAKANSDAFEENLFHIIRAFHVAGRCTDCGECSRVCPQNIPLYLLNRKMIEEINERYGTYQAGENPEAKSPLTEFKESDPEVSAVYGKGGVSEC from the coding sequence ATGCATGCCATAGAAAAGACCATAAAAGAAACGTGTAAAAAGCTCTGGGATCATGGAGAGGTAAACCGGATTCTTGCATGGGAAAAAGGACTCTTTGACTATGACGCGGCTCCCGCCCTGTTCCGGAGCCGGGAACGTATTTCCCGTCTTGTTTACAATGAGCACTGCGGCGTAAATCTAAGCAAATTCCTGATAAAAGAAATGGAAAAAGAAGGAAAGGTACTGGTCCTTTTAAAGCCCTGCGATACATATGGATTTAACCAGCTTTTATCGGAGAATCGGGTAAACAGGGAAAAGGTTTACATTCTGGGCGTTCCCTGCGGCGGAATGAGGGATGAAAAGGGTCTTCTCTTTAAATGCCTTTCCTGCAAGGGCAATGATTTCAAAGCCTTCGACCAGATCATAGAATCGGATCTGACCGTTCCGGCTCCGGTTCCCTCCTGTGAAGAAGAGAAATTAAACCAGATGACTGCAGAAGAACGTTTTGCATTCTGGCGTGGACAGCTTTCCAAATGCATCCGCTGCAATGCCTGCCGCAACGTATGTCCTGCCTGCAGCTGCATCAAATGCGTGTTTGACAACCGGGATTCCGGAATAGAGGCAAAGGCCAATTCCGATGCTTTTGAAGAAAATCTGTTTCATATCATAAGAGCCTTCCACGTGGCGGGAAGGTGCACGGACTGCGGGGAATGCAGCCGGGTCTGTCCCCAGAACATTCCTCTCTATCTGCTTAACCGGAAAATGATAGAGGAAATTAATGAACGGTACGGAACCTATCAGGCAGGAGAAAATCCTGAAGCTAAGTCTCCGTTAACGGAGTTTAAGGAGTCTGATCCGGAAGTTTCGGCCGTATACGGGAAAGGCGGTGTGTCTGAATGTTAA
- a CDS encoding 4Fe-4S dicluster domain-containing protein yields MPLKHLDQLLLELSKEHQVFAPMEKAGSVSFFPWKEGDTVCLDTLLTDHAPKSFFFPQSETLYRSRREEGSLSIVPEEAEEISSVYFGVRACDRRSFEILDRVFLSSPCDSCYESKRRNGYVVALACENPEDTCFCQTFGIDPAWPGGDVSVWIADGEIYWKSLTEKGEALTELVEGLFEEGDRKKAEEQKAKIRKKLEALPLKNLSLGRFEHPDSSMDLFESEQWETLSDTCLGCGICTFVCPTCQCYDICDYDAGHEIRKFRCWDSCMYPGFTEMSHGNNRNSQMQRFRQRFMHKLVYFPENNGGVYSCVGCGRCLRKCPSSLNIVRVIKALGESDAEGGNDE; encoded by the coding sequence ATGCCATTGAAACATCTTGACCAGCTTTTACTGGAACTTTCAAAGGAGCACCAGGTATTTGCTCCCATGGAAAAGGCGGGAAGTGTCTCGTTCTTTCCATGGAAAGAGGGAGATACCGTATGTCTTGATACTCTTTTGACAGATCATGCCCCCAAGTCCTTTTTCTTTCCCCAGTCAGAAACTTTATACCGCTCCCGGAGAGAAGAGGGTAGTCTTTCCATCGTTCCCGAAGAGGCGGAGGAAATAAGCTCTGTTTATTTTGGTGTAAGAGCCTGCGACCGGAGAAGCTTTGAGATCCTGGACCGGGTATTCCTAAGCTCGCCCTGCGATTCCTGCTATGAGTCCAAAAGAAGGAATGGATATGTGGTGGCTCTGGCCTGTGAGAATCCGGAAGATACCTGCTTTTGCCAAACCTTTGGCATCGATCCTGCCTGGCCGGGAGGGGATGTGTCCGTCTGGATCGCAGACGGAGAAATTTACTGGAAAAGCCTGACCGAAAAGGGAGAGGCATTAACGGAATTAGTCGAAGGTTTGTTTGAGGAGGGGGACCGTAAAAAAGCAGAAGAGCAGAAAGCAAAGATCCGGAAAAAGCTGGAAGCTCTGCCCCTTAAGAATTTGAGTCTGGGACGGTTTGAGCATCCGGATTCCTCTATGGATTTGTTTGAGTCGGAACAATGGGAAACCTTATCCGACACCTGCCTGGGCTGCGGGATCTGCACGTTTGTATGCCCTACCTGCCAGTGCTATGATATATGCGACTACGACGCAGGCCATGAAATCAGGAAGTTCCGCTGTTGGGATTCCTGCATGTATCCGGGTTTTACGGAGATGTCCCATGGGAATAACAGAAACAGCCAAATGCAGCGGTTCCGTCAGAGATTCATGCATAAGCTGGTATATTTTCCGGAAAACAACGGCGGAGTATATTCCTGTGTGGGCTGTGGAAGGTGTCTGCGCAAATGTCCGTCTTCCTTAAATATTGTCAGAGTGATAAAAGCTCTTGGAGAGTCAGACGCCGAAGGAGGAAACGATGAGTAA